The following proteins come from a genomic window of Phacochoerus africanus isolate WHEZ1 chromosome 9, ROS_Pafr_v1, whole genome shotgun sequence:
- the BAG6 gene encoding LOW QUALITY PROTEIN: large proline-rich protein BAG6 (The sequence of the model RefSeq protein was modified relative to this genomic sequence to represent the inferred CDS: deleted 1 base in 1 codon), with product MEPNDSTSTTMEEPESLEVLVKTLDSQTRTFIVGAQMNVKEFKEHIAASVSIPSEKQRLIYQGRVLQDDKKLQEYNVGGKVIHLVERAPPQTQLPSGASSGTGSASATHGGGPPPGTRGPGASVHDRNANSYVMVGTFNLPSDGSAVDVHINMEQAPIQSEPRVRLVMAQHMIRDIQTLLSRMECRGGSQAQHSQPPPQTPTVAPEPVALSSQTSESVESEVPPREPMAAEEVEERASAQSPGLSPSGPAPAGPTPAPETNAPNHPSPAEYVEVLQELQRLESRLQPFLQRYYEVLGAAATTDYNNNQEGREEDQRLINLVGESLRLLGNTFVALSDLRCNLACAPPRHLHVVRPMSHYTTPMVLQQAAIPIQINVGTTVTMTGNGTRPPPTPNAEAPPPGPGQASSLAPSSTTVESSTEGAPPPGPAPPPAASHPRVIRISHQSVEPVVMMHMNIQDSGTQPGGVPSAPTGPLGPPGHGQTLGSTLIQLPSLPPEFMHAVAHQITHQAMVAAVASAAAGQQVPGFPTAPTRVVIARPTPPQARPSHPGGPPVSGALPGAGLGTNASLAQMVSGLVGQLLMQPVLVAQGTPGMAPPPAPATASASAGTTNTATTAGPAPGGPAQPPPPQPSASDLQFSQLLGNLLGPAGPGAGGPGMTSPTITVAMPGVPAFLQGMTDFLQATQTAAPPAPPPPPPPPPPAPEQQTAPPPGSPPGGAGSPGGLGPESLPLEFFTSVVQGVLSSLLGSLGARAGSSESIAAFIQRLSGSSNIFEPGADGALGFFGALLSLLCQNFSMVDVVMLLHGHFQPLQRLQPQLRSFFHQHYLGGQEPTPGNIRTATHTLITGLEEYVRESFSLVQVQPGVDIIRTNLEFLQEQFNSIAAHVMHCTDSGFGARLLELCNQGLFECLALNLHCLGGQQMELAAVINGRIRRMSRGVNPSLVSWLTTMMGLRLQVVLEHMPVGPDAILRYVRRVGDPPQPLPEEPMEVQGSERTSPEPQRENASPAPGTTAEEAMSRGPPPAPEGGSRDEQDGAAAETEPWAAAVPPEWVPIIQQDIQSQRKVKPQPPLSDAYLSGMPAKRRKTMQGEGPQLLLSEAVSRAAKAAGARPLTSPESLSRDLEAPEVQESYRQQLRADIQKRLQEDPNYSPQRFPNAHRAFAEDP from the exons ATGGAGCCCAATGATAGTACCAGTACCACTATGGAAGAGCCTGAAAGCCTGGAGGTGCTGGTGAAGACCCTGGACTCTCAGACCCGGACCTTTATTGTGGGGGCCCAG ATGAATGTAAAGGAGTTTAAGGAGCACATTGCTGCCTCTGTCAGCATCCCTTCTGAGAAACAACGGCTTATCTACCAGGGCCGTGTTCTGCAGGATGATAAGAAGCTCCAGGAATACA aTGTTGGAGGAAAAGTTATCCACCTTGTGGAACGGGCTCCTCCCCAGACTCAGCTCCCTTCAGGGGCATCTTCTGGAACAGGGTCTGCCTCAGCCACCCATGGTGGGGGACCCCCACCTGGTACTCGGGGGCCTGGAGCCTCCGTGCATGACCGGAATGCCAACAGCTATGTCATGGTTGGAACCTTCAATCTTCCG AGTGACGGCTCTGCTGTGGATGTTCACATCAACATGGAACAGGCCCCGATTCAG AGTGAGCCCCGAGTCCGGCTGGTGATGGCTCAGCACATGATCAGGGACATACAGACCTTACTGTCCCGGATGGAG TGCCGCGGGGGGTCCCAAGCACAGCACAGTCAGCCACCCCCGCAGACGCCAACTGTCGCCCCGGAGCCGGTAGCCTTGAGTTCTCAAACATCAGAATCCGTCGAAAGCGAAGTGCCTCCCCGGGAGCCCATGGCGGCAGAAGAAGTGGAGGAGCGGGCCTCTGCCCAGAGCCCGGGGCTCAGTCCTTCTGGCCCAGCCCCAGCGGGCCCAACACCTGCGCCAGAGACAAATGCACCCAA CCACCCTTCCCCTGCGGAGTACGTCGAGGTGCTTCAGGAGCTCCAGCGGCTTGAGAGCCGCCTCCAGCCCTTCCTGCAGCGCTACTATGAGGTTCTGGGCGCCGCTGCCACCACAGACTACAACAACAAT CAAGAGGGCCGCGAAGAGGACCAGCGCTTGATCAACTTGGTGGGGGAGAGCCTGCGGCTGCTGGGCAACACCTTTGTGGCGCTGTCTGACCTGCGCTGCAACCTGGCCTGTGCGCCGCCTCGGCACCTGCATGTGGTCCGGCCCATGTCTCACTACACCACCCCCATGGTGCTCCAGCAGGCAGCCATCCCCATCCAG ATCAACGTGGGGACCACTGTGACCATGACGGGGAATGGGACTCgg ccccccccaactcccaacGCGGAGGCACCTCCCCCTGGTCCTGGGCAGGCCTCGTCCCTTGCTCCCTCTTCTACCACCGTCGAATCTTCAACCGAGGGGGCTCCCCCACCAGGGCCAGCTCCCCCCCCGGCCGCCAGCCACCCGAGGGTCATCCGGATTTCCCACCAGAGCGTGGAACCCGTGGTCATGATGCACATGAACATACAAG aTTCTGGCACACAGCCCGGTGGAGTTCCGAGCGCCCCCACTGGCCCCCTAGGACCTCCTGGTCATGGCCAGACCCTGG GCTCCACCCTCATCcagctgccctccctgccccctgagTTCATGCACGCCGTCGCCCACCAGATCACTCATCAGGCCATGGTGGCAGCTGTTGCCTCTGCGGCCGCAG GACAGCAGGTGCCAGGCTTCCCGACAGCTCCGACCCGGGTGGTGATTGCCCGGCCCACCCCTCCGCAGGCTCGGCCTTCCCATCCTGGGGGGCCCCCAGTCTCGGGGGCTCTG CCGGGCGCTGGTCTAGGCACCAACGCCTCTTTAGCCCAGATGGTGAGCGGCCTCGTGGGGCAGCTTCTCATGCAGCCTGTGCTTGTGG CTCAGGGGACCCCAGGAATGGCTCCGCCTCCAGCCCCTGCCACCGCGTCAGCCAGTGCCGGCACCACCAACACAGCCACAACAGCTGGCCCTGCCCCCGGGGGGCCGGCCCAGCCTCCGCCCCCTCAGCCCTCTGCCTCTGATCTTCAGTTCTCTCAGCTCCTGGGCAACCTGCTGGGGCCTGCAGGGCCGGGGGCTGGAGGGCCTGGCATGACTTCTCCCACCATCACCGTGGCGATGCCTGGTGTCCCTGCCTTTCTCCAGGGCATGACTGACTTCTTGCAG GCAACCCAAACGGCCGCTCCACCCGCTCCgccacctccacccccgcccccacctccagccccagaaCAGCAGACGGCGCCTCCACCAGGGTCCCCTCCTGGTGGTGCAGGGAGTCCCGGTGGCCTGGGTCCGGAGAGCCTGCCACTGGAGTTTTTTACCTCGGTGGTGCAGGGTGTGCTCAGCTCCCTGCTGGGCTCCCTGGGGGCTCGGGCTGGCAGCAGTGAGAGTATCGCTGCTTTCATACAACGCCTTAGTGGATCCAGCAACATCTTCGAGCCTGGGGCTGATGGGGCCCTCG GATTCTTTGGGGCCCTGCTCTCTCTTCTGTGCCAGAACTTTTCCATGGTGGACGTGGTGATGCTTCTCCATGGGCATTTCCAGCCACTGCAGCGGCTCCAGCCCCAGCTGCGATCCTTCTTCCACCAGCACTACCTGGGCGGCCAGGAGCCCACACCTGGTAACATCCGG ACGGCAACCCACACGTTGATCACAGGGCTGGAGGAATACGTGCGGGAGAGTTTT TCTTTGGTGCAAGTTCAGCCAGGTGTGGATATCATCCGAACAAACCTGGAATTTCTCCAAGAGCAATTTAATAGCATTGCTGCTCACGTGATGCACTGCACAG ACAGTGGGTTTGGCGCCCGTTTGCTGGAGTTGTGTAACCAGGGCCTGTTTGAATGCCTGGCTCTGAACCTGCACTGCTTGGGGGGACAGCAGATGGAGCTTGCTGCTGTTATCAATGGCCGAATT CGTCGCATGTCTCGTGGAGTGAATCCGTCCTTGGTGAGCTGGCTGACGACTATGATGGGACTGAGGCTTCAGGTGGTACTGGAGCACATGCCTGTAGGGCCCGATGCCATCCTCAGATACGTCCGCAGGGTTGGTGATCCCCCCCAG CCACTTCCTGAGGAGCCAATGGAAGTGCAGGGATCAGAGAGAACTTCCCCTGAGCCTCAG CGGGAGAACGCTTCCCCAGCCCCCGGAACAACAGCAGAAGAGGCCATGTCCCGAGGTCCACCTCCTGCTCCTGAGGGGGGCTCCCGAGACGAACAGGATGGAGCTGCAGCCGAGACAGAACCTTGGGCGGCTGCAGTCCCCCCA GAATGGGTCCCTATTATCCAGCAGGACATTCAGAGCCAGCGGAAGGTGAAACCGCAGCCCCCCCTGAGCGATGCCTACCTCAGTGGTATGCCTGCCAAGAGACGCAAG